From the Pseudomonas putida genome, one window contains:
- a CDS encoding ABC transporter ATP-binding protein — protein MSLLQINNLNVRFGDANAVPVVDGLDLAVEVGEILAIVGESGSGKSVTMMALMGLIDAPGRITADSLTFDGTDMLKLSGRQRRKVVGKDIAMVFQDPMTALNPSYTVGYQIEEVLRQHLGLKGKAARQRALELLKKVEIPAAESRLDAYPHQLSGGMSQRVAIAMAIAGEPKLLIADEPTTALDVTIQAQIMELLVNLQKERNMALILITHDLAVVAETAKRVCVMYAGQAVEVGQVPELFDVPAHPYSEALLAAIPEHSIGAERLATLPGIVPGRYDRPAGCLLSPRCPYVQDNCRHQRPPLDPQAHSLVRCFYPLNQEVA, from the coding sequence ATGTCACTGTTGCAGATCAACAACCTGAACGTGCGCTTCGGCGACGCCAATGCCGTGCCCGTGGTCGACGGCCTGGACCTGGCGGTGGAGGTCGGCGAGATCCTCGCCATTGTCGGCGAGTCCGGGTCGGGCAAGTCCGTCACCATGATGGCCCTGATGGGCCTGATCGATGCCCCCGGGCGCATCACCGCCGATTCGCTCACCTTCGATGGCACCGACATGCTCAAGCTCAGCGGCCGCCAGCGGCGCAAGGTGGTGGGCAAAGACATCGCCATGGTCTTCCAGGACCCGATGACCGCGCTCAACCCCAGCTACACCGTCGGTTACCAGATCGAGGAAGTGCTGCGCCAGCACCTGGGCCTGAAGGGCAAGGCGGCGCGCCAGCGTGCCCTTGAGCTGTTGAAAAAAGTCGAAATCCCGGCTGCGGAAAGCCGCCTGGACGCCTACCCGCACCAGCTCTCCGGCGGCATGAGCCAGCGCGTCGCCATCGCCATGGCGATTGCCGGCGAACCCAAGCTGCTGATCGCCGACGAACCGACCACTGCGCTCGACGTGACTATCCAGGCGCAGATCATGGAACTGCTGGTCAACCTGCAGAAAGAGCGCAACATGGCGCTCATCTTGATCACCCACGACCTGGCCGTGGTCGCCGAAACCGCCAAACGCGTGTGCGTGATGTACGCCGGCCAGGCCGTGGAAGTCGGCCAGGTGCCGGAGCTGTTCGACGTGCCCGCCCACCCCTACAGCGAAGCGCTGCTGGCGGCGATCCCCGAGCACAGCATCGGCGCCGAGCGCCTGGCCACCCTGCCCGGTATCGTCCCCGGCCGCTATGACCGCCCGGCTGGCTGCCTGCTGTCGCCGCGCTGCCCGTACGTGCAGGACAACTGCCGCCACCAGCGCCCACCCCTCGACCCGCAGGCCCACAGCCTGGTGCGTTGCTTCTACCCGCTGAACCAGGAGGTGGCGTGA